A section of the Pseudanabaena mucicola str. Chao 1806 genome encodes:
- the psbM gene encoding photosystem II reaction center protein PsbM, which translates to METNFLGLLATVLAVFVPTVFLLTLYIQTASREEGQANK; encoded by the coding sequence ATGGAAACTAATTTTCTTGGTCTTCTAGCTACTGTCCTAGCAGTATTCGTACCTACCGTCTTCTTGCTGACCCTGTATATCCAAACAGCCAGCCGTGAAGAAGGTCAAGCAAACAAATAA
- a CDS encoding S1 RNA-binding domain-containing protein has product MNATKNIQPFSADDFANALAEHNYEFAVGQVVKGKVISVESSGIYVDIGAKSLGFLPIEEATLSGSSRSGDAFPIGNEYEFLIISSQNADGEVKLSVRRLLFKQAWQTLKDYQTESKVFETKVIGTNSGGVIVDAVGLRGFVPRSHLTDATDLAKLVGKKIPVMVLDADETRKKLVLSNRQAAKLAAIGQLAKGQLISGKVSNIRPFGAFVEFAGVSGLLHVKEMSQKPVSDPTRVFQINDIIKAVIVDIDESRDRIALSTKLLELHAGEMLDNSAQVFAEAEERLEKNISKLWEA; this is encoded by the coding sequence ATGAACGCCACAAAAAATATTCAGCCCTTTTCTGCCGATGATTTTGCCAATGCCCTCGCCGAGCATAACTACGAGTTTGCTGTGGGGCAAGTCGTGAAGGGCAAGGTGATCTCAGTTGAAAGTAGTGGCATTTATGTCGATATTGGCGCTAAATCTTTAGGTTTTCTTCCCATCGAAGAAGCAACCCTGAGTGGTTCTTCACGTTCTGGTGATGCTTTCCCCATCGGCAATGAGTATGAGTTTCTGATTATTAGTAGCCAGAATGCTGATGGTGAAGTGAAGCTGTCGGTGCGCCGCCTATTATTCAAGCAAGCTTGGCAAACTCTGAAGGATTACCAAACCGAGTCGAAGGTATTCGAGACTAAGGTGATTGGTACTAATAGCGGTGGTGTGATTGTCGATGCCGTTGGCTTGCGTGGTTTTGTGCCGCGATCGCACCTCACTGATGCTACGGATCTGGCGAAACTCGTTGGCAAAAAAATTCCTGTAATGGTGCTAGATGCTGATGAAACTCGTAAAAAGCTAGTACTATCAAACCGTCAAGCGGCTAAACTTGCTGCGATCGGTCAACTTGCGAAAGGACAACTGATTAGTGGCAAGGTAAGCAATATTCGTCCTTTTGGCGCATTTGTGGAGTTTGCTGGTGTATCTGGCTTGCTGCATGTCAAGGAAATGAGCCAAAAGCCCGTCAGCGATCCTACCCGCGTCTTTCAGATCAATGACATCATCAAGGCGGTAATTGTCGATATTGATGAATCTCGCGATCGCATTGCCCTGTCCACCAAGCTGCTCGAACTACATGCAGGCGAGATGCTTGATAACTCTGCACAGGTCTTTGCCGAAGCTGAGGAGCGTCTCGAAAAAAATATCAGCAAGCTCTGGGAAGCGTAG
- the ftsH gene encoding ATP-dependent zinc metalloprotease FtsH, translating into MSSAKQFFRSNLWRHVKTTVVSFAILQSVAIAVPTSARADGETATTIGYTELLSNVKENRVQKIDIESNGLAAEAVLKDGRKVRVDLIARDGNTELMKALRENNVDIAVRAPQQPTLLWQLASTFFVPLLLIFILLMVLRRLSNAPGGPGQTLSFGKTKARFSPEAKTGILFEDVAGIDTAKEELQEVVTFLKQPDRFTAVGAKIPKGVLLIGPPGTGKTLLAKAIAGEAGVPFFSLSGSEFVEMFVGVGASRVRDLFQKAKDNAPCIIFIDEIDAVGRQRGAGIGGGNDEREQTLNQMLTEMDGFQGNTGVIVVAATNRPDVLDSALLRPGRFDRQIMVDYPDYKGRQEILKVHARNKKLDENVSIESIARLTPGFAGADLANLLNEAAILAARRYKEAISELEIADAIDRITIGLSMKPMLDSSKKRLVAYHEVGHALVMTLLKNASLLDKITIVPRSGGIGGFAKGVPDEEYGLESRSQIIDTITMMLGGRAAEEVVFGDAEITTGASGDFQQVARLARLMVTQFGMSELGLGALESESGEVFLGRNFMPQSDYSVKLGDRIDRQVRQIAQTCYNTAKKIIEENRDLCDRLVDILLDEETLDGEEFRKIVAEYTELPEKKTALVKFN; encoded by the coding sequence ATGTCTTCTGCAAAACAATTCTTTAGGTCAAACTTGTGGCGGCACGTCAAAACGACGGTCGTGAGTTTCGCGATCTTGCAAAGTGTGGCGATCGCTGTGCCCACCTCTGCACGAGCGGATGGCGAAACAGCAACGACAATTGGCTATACCGAGTTACTTTCTAATGTCAAAGAAAATCGAGTCCAAAAGATTGATATCGAAAGTAACGGCTTAGCCGCAGAAGCTGTTTTAAAGGATGGGCGCAAAGTACGAGTTGATTTGATCGCTCGTGATGGCAATACCGAATTAATGAAGGCTTTGCGTGAGAATAATGTTGATATTGCGGTCAGAGCGCCTCAACAGCCGACATTACTATGGCAGCTAGCGAGTACATTTTTTGTGCCATTGCTATTGATTTTTATCTTGCTAATGGTGCTTCGTCGTCTTAGCAATGCCCCCGGTGGTCCTGGACAGACTTTAAGTTTTGGCAAAACAAAGGCGCGATTCTCTCCTGAAGCAAAAACGGGGATTTTGTTTGAAGATGTTGCAGGGATTGATACTGCTAAAGAAGAATTACAGGAAGTTGTTACATTTCTTAAACAGCCCGATCGCTTTACGGCGGTGGGCGCAAAAATTCCTAAGGGTGTATTGCTGATTGGTCCCCCTGGAACTGGTAAGACACTTTTGGCTAAGGCGATCGCAGGGGAAGCTGGTGTACCATTTTTCTCGCTATCGGGTTCTGAATTTGTGGAAATGTTTGTCGGTGTTGGTGCATCCCGCGTTCGTGATTTATTCCAAAAAGCAAAAGACAATGCCCCTTGTATCATTTTTATTGATGAAATTGATGCGGTGGGTCGTCAGCGTGGGGCTGGTATCGGCGGCGGCAATGATGAGCGTGAACAAACCCTCAACCAAATGCTCACGGAAATGGACGGTTTCCAAGGCAACACAGGCGTAATCGTCGTGGCTGCAACCAATCGTCCTGATGTCTTAGATAGCGCATTACTGCGTCCTGGCAGATTTGATCGCCAAATCATGGTGGACTATCCCGACTACAAGGGTCGTCAAGAAATCCTCAAAGTCCATGCGCGTAATAAAAAGCTAGATGAAAATGTTTCCATTGAGTCGATCGCTCGTTTAACCCCTGGATTTGCAGGCGCAGATTTGGCAAACTTGCTCAACGAAGCGGCAATTCTGGCAGCCCGTCGTTATAAAGAGGCTATCAGTGAATTGGAAATTGCCGATGCGATTGATCGGATTACCATTGGTCTGAGTATGAAACCAATGCTTGATAGTTCTAAGAAGCGCCTAGTTGCCTATCATGAAGTTGGTCATGCCTTAGTGATGACGCTACTCAAGAATGCGTCACTCCTTGACAAAATTACGATTGTGCCACGTTCGGGAGGAATCGGTGGCTTTGCGAAGGGTGTCCCTGATGAGGAATATGGTCTCGAATCGCGATCGCAAATTATTGACACGATCACCATGATGCTGGGTGGGCGTGCTGCTGAAGAAGTGGTCTTTGGTGATGCTGAAATTACCACAGGGGCATCGGGCGATTTCCAACAGGTTGCCCGACTAGCAAGGCTGATGGTCACTCAATTTGGGATGTCAGAGCTAGGTTTAGGGGCTCTCGAATCGGAAAGTGGCGAAGTTTTCCTAGGACGTAACTTCATGCCCCAAAGTGATTACTCAGTGAAGTTAGGCGATCGCATAGATCGGCAAGTTCGCCAAATTGCCCAAACTTGCTACAACACCGCCAAGAAAATCATTGAGGAAAATCGTGATCTGTGCGATCGCCTAGTCGATATTCTCCTTGATGAGGAAACCCTTGACGGTGAAGAATTCCGTAAGATTGTTGCGGAATACACCGAGCTACCCGAAAAGAAAACCGCTTTGGTAAAGTTTAACTAG
- the pheA gene encoding prephenate dehydratase has translation MTTIAYLGPAGTYTEMAALRYLQLKYPDLDHDPSRMCPYPTISQAIKAAENGDVEIAVVPIENSIQGGVTMTLDSLWQSEALQIQQAIVLPISHALITRAEKLADIKTVYSHPQGLAQCQQWLDQYLPTVQQIATDSTTEGLHTVAEDVTAAAIASERAAEIYSLPILEFPINDQLDNFTRFLVLGRTATTTQGTHSSLAFSLKRNMPGALVKPLLVFADRHINLSRIESRPTKRSLGEYIFFIDIEAPIEDPNFHEALQELQSVTENLKILGSYEVC, from the coding sequence ATGACAACGATCGCTTATCTTGGTCCCGCAGGTACATATACAGAAATGGCAGCCTTGCGGTATTTGCAACTTAAATATCCTGACCTAGATCATGATCCTTCCAGAATGTGCCCATATCCCACCATTTCCCAAGCAATTAAGGCTGCCGAGAATGGAGATGTAGAAATTGCGGTCGTGCCCATCGAAAACTCGATCCAAGGCGGCGTGACTATGACCCTCGATAGTCTCTGGCAATCGGAAGCTTTACAAATCCAGCAGGCGATTGTGTTGCCGATCTCCCATGCCTTGATTACCCGTGCAGAAAAACTCGCAGATATTAAAACTGTCTATTCTCATCCCCAAGGCTTAGCGCAGTGCCAACAATGGCTTGATCAATATTTACCAACAGTGCAGCAGATTGCCACAGACTCCACTACCGAAGGTTTACATACTGTTGCCGAAGATGTCACAGCCGCAGCGATCGCTTCGGAACGCGCCGCCGAAATTTACAGCTTACCGATTTTAGAATTCCCGATTAACGATCAGCTCGATAATTTCACGCGCTTTCTGGTGCTGGGGCGCACTGCCACTACGACACAAGGTACACATTCTTCTTTAGCCTTTAGCCTGAAGCGCAATATGCCTGGAGCATTGGTCAAACCTTTACTAGTATTTGCTGATCGCCATATTAACTTAAGCCGTATTGAGTCTCGACCAACTAAGCGATCGCTCGGTGAATATATATTCTTCATCGATATCGAAGCACCGATCGAAGATCCCAATTTCCATGAAGCATTACAAGAACTTCAATCAGTCACCGAAAATCTCAAAATCTTAGGTAGCTATGAAGTTTGCTAA
- a CDS encoding alpha/beta fold hydrolase → MTFRQSTSPQVVSICTSQALRRFDLPLLRSLSKQYAIAQWEYCQDPDEPVDVNLAIASLHEYLQCCQGAVHLVGHGIAGLIGWLYTRQYPDHVRSLTLLSVGINLTTSWHSHYYKQRQLMSCSRETMLMRTAFYLFGYRDLEMLHWLADLLKQDLDSSLIPHSFSPAASHIMPTAIPVPILVCGAMDDYVIGNGGTNSYQKWRSYLKDSDRLWLCEQGKHFFHYTQWQAVNKQIRCFWQSLNLVASRRQQNQNIISC, encoded by the coding sequence ATGACCTTTAGACAATCTACCTCTCCCCAAGTTGTCAGTATTTGTACCAGTCAAGCTTTACGTCGGTTTGATTTACCACTACTCCGATCGCTATCGAAACAATATGCGATCGCGCAATGGGAATATTGCCAAGATCCTGATGAGCCAGTTGATGTAAACCTAGCGATCGCTTCATTGCACGAGTACTTACAATGTTGCCAAGGTGCTGTGCATCTAGTGGGACATGGGATTGCGGGGTTGATTGGTTGGTTATATACGCGACAATATCCTGACCATGTGCGATCACTAACTTTGCTATCGGTGGGCATAAATTTAACAACCAGTTGGCATAGTCACTATTATAAGCAACGCCAGTTAATGAGTTGTAGCCGTGAAACTATGCTGATGCGGACAGCTTTTTATTTATTTGGGTATCGGGATTTAGAAATGCTGCATTGGTTAGCCGATTTGCTCAAGCAGGATCTAGATAGCTCTTTAATTCCCCATTCTTTCTCACCAGCAGCATCTCATATCATGCCAACTGCGATCCCCGTGCCAATTTTGGTATGTGGCGCGATGGATGATTATGTGATCGGTAATGGTGGTACTAACTCCTACCAAAAGTGGCGCTCATATCTCAAAGATAGCGATCGCCTTTGGTTATGTGAGCAGGGTAAACACTTTTTTCATTACACGCAATGGCAAGCAGTGAATAAGCAAATACGTTGCTTTTGGCAGTCTCTCAATCTAGTAGCAAGTCGTCGCCAGCAAAATCAAAACATTATCTCCTGCTAA
- the lepA gene encoding translation elongation factor 4 gives MTNVPVSRIRNFSIIAHIDHGKSTLADRLLQFTGTVADRDMKAQFLDNMDLERERGITIKLQAARMRYEALNGEEYTINLIDTPGHVDFSYEVSRSLAACEGALLVVDASQGVEAQTLANVYLALENDLEIVPVLNKIDLPGADPDRISHEIEELIGLDCTDAIHASAKQGIGIREILEAIVSKVPAPEDTLDQPLRALIFDSYYDAYRGVIVYFRVMDGTVKKGDRIKFMASGQEYVIDELGVLAPSQIQVDELHAGEVGYLAAAIKTVAHARVGDTITSAINPAHEPFPGYEEAKPMVFCGMFPTDADQFEELREALTKLKLNDAALNYEPETSNAMGFGFRCGFLGMLHMEIVQERLEREYNLDLIVTAPSVVYRVTTNNDEILMIDNPSELPPPNSRKSIEEPYVKLEIMTPQSYIGTLMDLCVARRGVFVDTKYITTERATLIYELPLAEMVTDFFDQMKSRTKGYASMEYQVIGYRPNDLVLVDILVNEEPVDALACIVHREKAYPVGKALVSKLRELIPKQQFQIPIQAAIGSKILARENISALRKNVLSKCYGGDISRKKKLLEKQKKGKKRMKSIGTVEVPQAAFMAILQLNGD, from the coding sequence ATGACCAACGTACCTGTTTCCCGAATTCGTAACTTTTCCATCATTGCCCATATCGATCATGGTAAGTCTACCCTTGCCGATCGCTTGTTGCAGTTTACAGGCACGGTCGCGGATCGAGACATGAAAGCTCAATTTCTAGACAATATGGATTTGGAGCGCGAACGGGGGATCACCATTAAGTTGCAAGCAGCAAGGATGCGGTATGAGGCTCTGAACGGTGAAGAATATACGATTAATTTGATTGATACCCCCGGACATGTGGACTTTTCCTATGAAGTATCACGCAGCTTAGCGGCTTGTGAAGGGGCTTTGCTAGTAGTAGATGCCTCACAAGGTGTGGAAGCCCAAACCCTAGCAAATGTGTACTTAGCGCTAGAAAACGATCTGGAAATCGTACCAGTTCTTAACAAAATTGATCTACCAGGAGCAGATCCTGATCGGATTTCCCATGAGATTGAAGAATTAATCGGTTTAGATTGCACTGACGCAATTCATGCTTCGGCAAAACAGGGGATCGGTATTCGCGAAATATTAGAAGCCATTGTCTCTAAAGTGCCAGCACCAGAGGATACGCTTGATCAGCCTTTACGGGCGTTGATTTTTGACAGTTATTACGATGCCTATCGAGGTGTAATTGTCTATTTTCGTGTTATGGATGGCACGGTCAAAAAGGGGGATCGCATTAAGTTCATGGCTTCGGGGCAGGAATATGTAATTGATGAGTTGGGCGTATTAGCCCCCAGTCAAATTCAAGTCGATGAACTGCACGCAGGGGAAGTGGGCTATTTGGCAGCAGCGATCAAAACAGTTGCCCATGCACGTGTTGGCGACACGATTACTTCAGCGATCAACCCTGCACATGAGCCTTTCCCTGGCTATGAAGAAGCTAAGCCCATGGTATTTTGCGGTATGTTCCCCACCGATGCCGATCAGTTTGAAGAATTGCGTGAAGCGCTTACTAAACTGAAACTCAATGATGCCGCTTTGAATTATGAGCCAGAGACCTCTAACGCAATGGGCTTCGGCTTCCGTTGCGGTTTTTTGGGAATGCTGCATATGGAGATTGTGCAGGAGCGCTTGGAACGTGAGTATAACCTTGACCTGATTGTGACTGCACCATCAGTAGTTTATCGAGTGACGACTAACAACGATGAAATCTTGATGATTGACAATCCTAGCGAATTGCCGCCGCCGAATTCTCGCAAGTCAATTGAGGAGCCTTATGTCAAGTTAGAGATCATGACTCCGCAATCCTATATCGGAACGTTAATGGATCTCTGTGTGGCTAGACGTGGCGTATTTGTTGATACCAAGTACATCACCACGGAACGGGCTACATTGATTTATGAATTGCCCCTAGCGGAAATGGTGACAGATTTCTTCGATCAAATGAAGTCTCGGACTAAGGGTTATGCCAGCATGGAATATCAAGTGATTGGCTATCGTCCTAACGATCTAGTACTCGTTGATATCTTGGTAAATGAAGAACCTGTCGATGCCTTAGCCTGTATTGTTCATCGTGAAAAGGCTTATCCTGTTGGTAAGGCATTAGTTTCCAAACTACGGGAATTGATCCCAAAACAACAATTCCAAATTCCGATTCAAGCTGCGATCGGTTCTAAGATTCTTGCGCGGGAAAATATTTCGGCATTGCGAAAAAATGTGCTTAGCAAGTGCTATGGCGGCGACATTTCCCGTAAGAAGAAACTATTGGAGAAGCAAAAGAAAGGTAAAAAGCGCATGAAGTCAATTGGTACGGTGGAAGTGCCACAAGCCGCATTTATGGCAATTTTGCAATTGAATGGAGATTAA